The sequence AATTGCGGCACCGAGTTCGTAGTGTTCTTCCCACCACATCCCGCGGTCCGGCGCGGGCGCGGGTCGAAGGCCGCGCTGAGCTTCCCCCGCCTTCCCGGAGACTTCCGAACCAGGTTTGATCGTAGGAACCGAGGAAGGACGTCATCGTGGGAACGAGGAAGTATCCACCGGAGTTGCGTGAGCGTGCGGTCCGGTTGTATCGGGAGTCCGATCCGAAGCCGGTGCTCCGGCGGCTGGCCGAGCAGCTGAACGTGCATCCCGAGGCGCTGCGGACCTGGATCCGGCAGGCCGAGGCCGATCACGGCGAGCGCGACGACCGGCCGACGACGGCGATGCTCGAGGAGAACCGGCGCTTGGCGAAGGAGAACGCGGAGCTGCGTCGGGTCAATGAGGTGCTGCGGGCGGCGAGTGCGTATTTTGCGTCGGAGATCGACCCGACCCGGAGAAGGTCATGAATTTCATTGACGACCATGACTTCTCGGTCGGTCTCGTACTACGGGTCCTGGATATCGCGTCGTCGACCTACTACGACTGGCGGGCACGGGTGACCCTGCCGTCGCGGCGGCGACGGGAGGACGCCGCACTGCTGGAGTTGATCGATGAGATCCGCGCCTCGCACGAGTTCGCCGCCACCTACGGCTCCCCGCGGGTCTGGCTCGAACTGCGCCGCCGCGGGGTGCGGGTCGGCCGTAAACGCGTCGAACGGATCATGCGGGAGAACGATCGCCGCGGCGCCTACCTGCGGAAAGGCTGGAAGGGTGGCTCGACGAAGCAGAATCCGCGGCACACCGCCGCCCCGGACCTGCTGGAGCGCGATTTCACGGCAACGGCACCGAACCGCAAGTGGGTGGCGGATCTGACGCGGATACCGACCGGTGAGGGAGTGCTGTGGCTGGCCAGTGTGCGTGACGCCTTCTCCAACAAGGTCGTCGGCTGGCGATCCGGGCCGAGAGCGGACACCGATCTGGTGCTCTCCGCGCTCGACTATGCCCTGTATTCCCGCGACATCCGGGCCGGGGAGCTGACTTTCCACAGCGACAAGGGCTGTCAGTATACGGCGGTTCGGTTCACGCAGCGGCTCGTCGATGCCGGCATCGCCCCGTCCACCGGCAGCGTCGGGGACAGCTTCGACAACGCGCTCGCCGAAAATCTGTGGTCGACCTTGAAAATTGAATTGATGTACTGGCCTGCAATCACTTTCGCCACTCGATCGGAGGCGGAGTTCGCGTTGTTCCGCTATATCGACGGGTGGTACAACCCACGCAGGATTCAGGCCGGCTTGGGCGGTCTCTCACCGGACGAATACGAACACGCTTACCACGACCGACCAGGTGGACAGGAGGCAGATATTATCCAACCTGAGCTCATCGGAGCCATGTAGAAAAGTTTCCGGAGAAGCGGGGGAACCTCACGCCTAGGAAATCTGTCATACCTGTCCCGTTCTGGACCGCTGCTGCGACACGTATTCGAGGCGGGCGAATCCTACGGGGTGTGGGGGCGCAATGATCGTCGAGGAACGCGCCCTATTCCCTCGCCGGGTGTTCGATCTCCCTGCCCGTTAACCCCTTCTCATTTCGAATTTAGGAGTGCAGTTGTCCCACATCGTCCAGGTAGGAGCCCGCGAAATCCTCGACTCCCGTGGCAACCCCACGGTCGAGGTCGAGGTGCTGCTCGAGGACGGAAGTTTCGCCCGCGCTGCAGTCCCGTCGGGCGCCTCCACCGGCGAGCACGAGGCCGTGGAGCTGCGTGACGGCGGCGAGCGTTACCTCGGCAAGGGCGTCGAGAAGGCCGTCGAGGCCGTCCTCGCGGAGATCGGCCCGGCCATCATCGGCCTCGACGCCACCGAGCAGCGCACCGTCGACCAGGCGCTCCTCGATGCCGACGGCACCCCCGACAAGGGCCGCCTCGGCGCGAACGCCCTGCTCGGCGCGTCGCTCGCCGTCGCGAAGGCCGGCGCGGAGTCGTCCGGGCTCGAGCTGTTCCGCTACGTCGGCGGCCCGAACGCCCACATCCTTCCCGTTCCGATGATGAACATCCTCAACGGTGGTGCCCACGCCGACACGGGCGTCGACGTCCAGGAGTTCATGGTCGCGCCGATCGGTGCCCCGACCTTCAAGGAATCCCTCCGCTGGGGTGCCGAGGTCTATCACTCCCTCAAGTCCGTGCTCAAGAGCAAGGGTCTGGCCACCGGCCTCGGCGACGAGGGCGGTTTCGCCCCCGACGTCGCGGGCACCAAGGCCGCGCTCGACCTGATCAGCGAGGCCATCGCCAAGACCGGCCTGAAGCTGGGCAGCGATGTCGCGCTCGCTCTGGACGTCGCGGCCACCGAGTTCTACACCGAGGGCACCGGCTACAAGTTCGAGGGCCAGAACCGGACGGCGGCCGAGATGGGCGCCTTCTACGCCGACCTGCTCGGCCAGTACCCGCTGGTCTCCATCGAGGATCCGCTCAGCGAGGACGACTGGGAGGGCTGGGTCGCGCTCACCGAGGCGATCGGCGACAGGATCCAGCTCGTCGGCGACGACCTGTTCGTCACCAACCCGGAGCGCCTCGAGGACGGCATCGTCCGTGGCGCCGCGAACGCGCTGCTCGTGAAGGTCAACCAGATCGGCACCCTCACCGAGACCCTCGACGCCGTCGACCTCGCGCACCGCAACGGCTACAAGACGATGATGAGCCACCGGTCCGGGGAGACCGAGGACACCATCATCGCCGATCTCGCCGTCGCCGTCGGCAGCGGACAGATCAAGACCGGCGCGCCCGCCCGCTCGGAGCGTGTCGCGAAGTACAACCAGCTGCTGCGCATCGAGGAGTCCCTCGGTGACGTCGCTCGCTACGCCGGCGAGCTCGCCTTCCCGCGGTTCTCCGTCGAGGGCTGACCGCCGGCATGAGTCAGCGCGGTAGATCTACGCGATGGTGTACTTCTACCTTCAACTCGTTTGCGGTCGTTGCTGCAGGACGTCGCAATGAGTCCGCAGCGCCGAGCGGCAGTGACCGGCAGCGGGCCGAGCGTGTCCGGTTGATCAACGATCAATAGCACTGGTCGTTTTCAACAAAACACTGGCACCGGACGCACCACCTTCGTTGGGTTGTCACCGATGCACGGGTGTGGGGAAGTGTCGTCTACCCGGATCAGGGCAAACGTTGGGTGTCGCGCGGCGGGGCCAGTCGGGGGTCTGGCTGTGTTGACGGGCACGCAGGTAGCCGTACGCGCAGACGGCCATCAGCACCAGCGCTCCGAGTAGCAGCCCGGCGGTCACAATCACGCATTTGCAACATCCGCCACTTGTGGTCGGCATCGTGCGGTGGCATCAGCTCGCCGATAACCACTTCTGGAGGTACACGTGAACGCCGACAACCGGATCCCGACCAGCTCCCCGTGGGGCGCCGTGCAGGACGGCCGCGTTCTCGCCCATGGCATCATCATCGCCTCGACAGCCGGGCACGGCGGCGTGCGGATCAGCCCCGCACGGTTGAAACAAATGCCTGCCGCCCTGCGACTCGGGCGCCGGCGCTGGTTCGAGGAAGACTGCGAGGCAGCACTCGTCGGACTTGCCTTTGCCGACGACCTCGAATTCACCGACAGTCGGCGAGACGACCTGGCCGCCGTCGTCGCCAAATTGGTTCCCGACGAACTGGGAGGCGTACTTCGGTCGCACGCTCGAGCCGGGAGAGTCGTACCTGCGGGACAAGGAAACCTTCGAAGCGGCCACGGCCGACCAGTTCGTCGTCGACAGTGCGTTGGGGGACTGGCACGAGGACGTCCCGGCAGGACTGGTCGGAGTGACCGCACTCCGCCGCAGTGACGGCATCCGCGGCAAGTTCCTGGTGGCCGCGGAGCGGTACTCCCGGCGCAACCGGTTCGGGTACGTGATCGACGAGACGGTCGACGTGGTGTGGTCGTCCGCGCCGAAACTCGCGGCGTAGTCACCGGACGGTCGGCCCTCGGGGAAGTCAGTCCTGCCCACCGGCTTTTGGGTCGGTCAGCCGCAGCATGGTCAGGAACAGGTGGGCGGCGGTGACGAGGGTGACGTGGTGGTGCCAACCGAGCCAGGAACGGCCCTCGAAATGATCGAGTCCGAGGGCGACCTTGAGCTCACGGTAGTCGTGTTCGATACGCCAACGCAGCTTCGCGAGTCGGACGAGCTCGTCGATCGGGGTGTCGGCGGGCAGGGTCGACAGCCAATAATCGGTGGGCTGCGCTGCGCCGGTTGGCCATTCGGCCAGCAACCACACCTGTTCGACCGAGCCGTCGTCGGCGCGAGGCACCCGATGTCCCGCGGGGCGGGCCCGTAGCGCGACGAACTGGGAGCGCATGACGGCCTCGGGATTGCCCGGTGTGGACTTGGTGCCCCGTCGCCACGACACCGTCAGCGCCTGATTTCGTCCGGCGGCGGTCACCATGTCCTGGCAGCTCGATTTCGGGACCCGGTAACGAGCGGTGAAGGGGCGGCCTCGACCGGTGCGTGGTGGGGTCTCGGGGACAGCGTCGGCCGGGTACACGCTGGTCGTGGCCTTGACCGCCACCATGTAGGCAATACCGCGGGCGGTGAGTTCGCCACGGAACTGGGCGCCCTCACCGTAGCCGGCATCGGCAACGACCACACCTGGCCGGGGGCGGCCCCAGGCGAGGAGTTCGTCGATCATCTCCACCGCCATCGCCGACTTGGAGCGATGCCGCTGGTCGGACGGTATCGCCGACTTCACCCGCCGAGCGGCAACCGCACTCGCCTCATCAGAGTCCTCGACACACCCATCGTCCCAGCTCGGCGGCACGAACAATCGCCAGTTCAGGGGGCAGGACGCCTCATCGGACGCGGCGTGCACGCTGACCGCGATCTGACAATTTCCGACCTTGCCCAAGGTGCCCGAGTACTGCCGTGCCACGCACGGTGAGGCGTCGCCGTCCTTGGCGAATCCGGTGTCGTCGACCACCCACGCATCCGGGGCGATCACCTCGCACGCTGTGCGGGAGAGCACCATACGCACCGGTTCGACCTTCCACGGCGAGCTGGTCACGAACTGCTGCAACCGTTGATGGGGGCTCCCCCTTGAGTATGGACATCGTGAACACTGGATCCTGAGGATCCAGAGAAAGTGATGTCACAGATGGCGAAGAAGGCATACTCGGCGGAATTCAAGGCCGATGCCGTCGCGCTGTACCTGTCCGACCCGAGCCACACCTTCGATGGCATCGGCAACGACCTGGGCGTCAGCCGGGAGACCCTGCGCAACTGGGTCCGCGCCGAACGCAAACGCACCGGCACCCCCACCGCCGACAGGCCCCGGAAGCCGGCATCGACGGGCGGGGTATCGTCCGAGTCCGTGTTGGAGGAAGAAAACAGGCAGCTCAAGGCCCAGATCCGGAAGCTGGAGACCGAGCGGGAGATCCTGCGCAGGGCCGCGAAATATTTCGCGGGCGAGACGAATTGGTGAGGAGCCGTAACTTACAGATGTTTCGATAATTGAGTGAGTACGGATCATAAGGAAAGTCCGGTGTGGTCGAGGAAACCGTGGCACAGGTCGTAGCTCGAGCCGATCCGGGTCAGCCCGGTCTCGGTTGCGGTGCGGACCTCGTCGAGGGTATCGGGACACAGGTTGGCCAGTTCGGTGGATTTCATGTTCCCCCAGACCTGTTCGATCGGGTTGAGTTCGGGCGCATACGCCGGGAGTGAGCTTCCCCCGCCTTCCCGGAGACTTCCGAACCAGGTTTGATCGTAGGAACCGAGGAAGGACGTCATCGTGGGAACGAGGAAGTATCCACCGGAGTTGCGTGAGCGTGCGGTCCGGTTGTATCGGGAGTCCGATCCGAAGCCGGTGCTCCGGCGGCTGGCCGAGCAGCTGAACGTGCATCCCGAGGCGCTGCGGACCTGGATCCGGCAGGCCGAGGCCGATCACGGCGAGCGCGACGACCGGCCGACGACGGCGATGCTCGAGGAGAACCGGCGCTTGGCGAAGGAGAACGCGGAGCTGCGTCGGGTCAATGAGGTGCTGCGGGCGGCGAGTGCGTATTTTGCGTCGGAGATCGACCCGACCCGGAGAAGGTCATGAATTTCATTGACGACCATGACTTCTCGGTCGGTCTCGTACTACGGGTCCTGGATATCGCGTCGTCGACCTACTACGACTGGCGGGCACGGGTGACCCTGCCGTCGCGGCGGCGACGGGAGGACGCCGCACTGCTGGAGTTGATCGATGAGATCCGCGCCTCGCACGAGTTCGCCGCCACCTACGGCTCCCCGCGGGTCTGGCTCGAACTGCGCCGCCGCGGGGTGCGGGTCGGCCGTAAACGCGTCGAACGGATCATGCGGGAGAACGATCGCCGCGGCGCCTACCTGCGGAAAGGCTGGAAGGGTGGCTCGACGAAGCAGAATCCGCGGCACACCGCCGCCCCGGACCTGCTGGAGCGCGATTTCACGGCAACGGCACCGAACCGCAAGTGGGTGGCGGATCTGACGCGGATACCGACCGGTGAGGGAGTGCTGTGGCTGGCCAGTGTGCGTGACGCCTTCTCCAACAAGGTCGTCGGCTGGCGATCCGGGCCGAGAGCGGACACCGATCTGGTGCTCTCCGCGCTCGACTATGCCCTGTATTCCCGCGACATCCGGGCCGGGGAGCTGACTTTCCACAGCGACAAGGGCTGTCAGTATACGGCGGTTCGGTTCACGCAGCGGCTCGTCGATGCCGGCATCGCCCCGTCCACCGGCAGCGTCGGGGACAGCTTCGACAACGCGCTCGCCGAAAATCTGTGGTCGACCTTGAAAATTGAATTGATGTACTGGCCTGCAATCACTTTCGCCACTCGATCGGAGGCGGAGTTCGCGTTGTTCCGCTATATCGACGGGTGGTACAACCCACGCAGGATTCAGGCCGGCTTGGGCGGTCTCTCACCGGACGAATACGAACACGCTTACCACGACCGACCAGGTGGACAGGAGGCAGATATTATCCAACCTGAGCTCATCGGAGCCATGTAGAAAAGTTTCCGGAGAAGCGGGGGAACCTCAGAGGCGTTCGACGTGGAGCCAGTGGCGTTGGGTGGCCAGCCAGGCGGTCATCGCCCGGGACCGGTGGGCCATGAGCCCGTCCCAGAGCACGATGAGCTTCTCACCGGCGAAGTGGGCGCGTAGTTCGGTGAGGAACTCGATGAGCTTGCCGGTGTCGTAGGCGCCGTCGGTCATGGAAAACACGAACGCGCTTTCGCTGCGGTCGGGGCGATAGGCCAGCACCCCGGCCATGGACATGCGCTTCCAGGAAAAACGGTGACGGAGTACGGGTGTGACACCTTTCGGCGCCCAGGTCGCGCGGACCACCGGGAGCAGCGAAACACCGCTTTCGTCCTGGAAGCAGATCCATGCACCTCGGCGCCGCGCTATTTTTTTATCCGCGGCCACTCGTTCTCACGCCACGCAACGATGGCATCCTCGTCGCGTTCGACCGCCCGCCGGGCGGGACGTTGCCGGCTCCAGCCGAGCCTGGTCCGCAGAATCGTCCACGTCTGGGTGGGACCGTAGGTCACGCCGGTGAGCCGCTCGATCACGATCGCGACCCGCCCCAGGGTCCATACCCCGGTGGCGAAGCCGTGAGCCTGGGGGCCTTTGAGCAGTTCTTCTCGGATCACCTCGATCTGGGTGTCGTCGAGACGTGGCCGGCGTCCCGCCCGACCTGCACCTTCGAGCGCTTCGCTACCACCTTCGGTCCACTGCCGAAACCATCGGGACGCAGTCTGCTGGGAAACCTCTAATTCGACCGCGACATCGATCTGCCGTCGTCCTGCGGCGAACATCTCCGCGGCCTGCATCCGCCGCTCGCGCAACGCGTCGAGATCACGACGAGCTCCGCGTTGCTTGTCTTTCCGGGCGTCGGACTCCCCGCCGGAACCGGTCTTCTTCCCTGCCATTCGTCAATGATCAAGCAGTGCGGTGCGAATCATGCACAACGACACGCCCTATTACCGAAACATCTTTAACTACTGCCGGAATTGATCTCGTTGTCGTGGTCCTGGATCAGGCGC comes from Rhodococcus sp. B50 and encodes:
- a CDS encoding transposase yields the protein MGTRKYPPELRERAVRLYRESDPKPVLRRLAEQLNVHPEALRTWIRQAEADHGERDDRPTTAMLEENRRLAKENAELRRVNEVLRAASAYFASEIDPTRRRS
- a CDS encoding IS3 family transposase, translating into MNFIDDHDFSVGLVLRVLDIASSTYYDWRARVTLPSRRRREDAALLELIDEIRASHEFAATYGSPRVWLELRRRGVRVGRKRVERIMRENDRRGAYLRKGWKGGSTKQNPRHTAAPDLLERDFTATAPNRKWVADLTRIPTGEGVLWLASVRDAFSNKVVGWRSGPRADTDLVLSALDYALYSRDIRAGELTFHSDKGCQYTAVRFTQRLVDAGIAPSTGSVGDSFDNALAENLWSTLKIELMYWPAITFATRSEAEFALFRYIDGWYNPRRIQAGLGGLSPDEYEHAYHDRPGGQEADIIQPELIGAM
- the eno gene encoding phosphopyruvate hydratase; this translates as MSHIVQVGAREILDSRGNPTVEVEVLLEDGSFARAAVPSGASTGEHEAVELRDGGERYLGKGVEKAVEAVLAEIGPAIIGLDATEQRTVDQALLDADGTPDKGRLGANALLGASLAVAKAGAESSGLELFRYVGGPNAHILPVPMMNILNGGAHADTGVDVQEFMVAPIGAPTFKESLRWGAEVYHSLKSVLKSKGLATGLGDEGGFAPDVAGTKAALDLISEAIAKTGLKLGSDVALALDVAATEFYTEGTGYKFEGQNRTAAEMGAFYADLLGQYPLVSIEDPLSEDDWEGWVALTEAIGDRIQLVGDDLFVTNPERLEDGIVRGAANALLVKVNQIGTLTETLDAVDLAHRNGYKTMMSHRSGETEDTIIADLAVAVGSGQIKTGAPARSERVAKYNQLLRIEESLGDVARYAGELAFPRFSVEG
- a CDS encoding DUF7007 domain-containing protein encodes the protein MQDGRVLAHGIIIASTAGHGGVRISPARLKQMPAALRLGRRRWFEEDCEAALVGLAFADDLEFTDSRRDDLAAVVAKLVPDELGGVLRSHARAGRVVPAGQGNLRSGHGRPVRRRQCVGGLARGRPGRTGRSDRTPPQ
- a CDS encoding transposase: MAADKKIARRRGAWICFQDESGVSLLPVVRATWAPKGVTPVLRHRFSWKRMSMAGVLAYRPDRSESAFVFSMTDGAYDTGKLIEFLTELRAHFAGEKLIVLWDGLMAHRSRAMTAWLATQRHWLHVERL
- a CDS encoding winged helix-turn-helix domain-containing protein encodes the protein MAGKKTGSGGESDARKDKQRGARRDLDALRERRMQAAEMFAAGRRQIDVAVELEVSQQTASRWFRQWTEGGSEALEGAGRAGRRPRLDDTQIEVIREELLKGPQAHGFATGVWTLGRVAIVIERLTGVTYGPTQTWTILRTRLGWSRQRPARRAVERDEDAIVAWRENEWPRIKK